A region from the Ptychodera flava strain L36383 chromosome 10, AS_Pfla_20210202, whole genome shotgun sequence genome encodes:
- the LOC139142896 gene encoding uncharacterized protein, which yields MFEMEVSKLDKKIDADGLLVQTLDNTLQKINVHRQAYHGKAFVGNHVHKCLQDCNIDMLTQAVVDEVGKRNQEITAEAVTVCEKFNKLFKLFAKCHAAYSSSNYMEAGEINNLEANIDALMAYYRQQFPDAKISPKLHILENHTVPWIRRWGFGCGFHGEQGGEHIHADLNNIRFSIRGLKDSLEIAKSLMKEHWMQASPTTQKHKPEIVCKIGKNKSQ from the exons ATGTTTGAAATGGAAGTTAGTAAGCTGGACAAAAAAATAGATGCAGACGGTCTTCTTGTGCAGACACTTGACAACACTCtgcaaaaaataaatgtccaccggcaggcatatcatgGAAAGGCATTCGTTGGAAATCATGTGcacaaatgtttacag GACTGCAACATTGATATGCTCACACAAGCTGTAGTTGATGAAGTGGGAAAGAGAAACCAAGAGATTACTGCTGAAGCCGTGACTGTATGTGAGAAATtcaacaaacttttcaaattgtttGCCAAGTGCCATGCTGCATACAGCTCATCTAACTACATGGAAGCTGGAGAAATCAACAACTTAG AAGCAAATATAGATGCTCTCATGGCCTACTACAGGCAGCAATTTCCTGATGCCAAGATCTCACCGAAGTTACACATCCTTGAAAATCACACCGTCCCATGGATCAGAAGATGGGGATTTGGCTGCGGTTTTCATGGGGAACAGGGTGGGGAGCATATTCATGCAGACCTCAATAATATCAGATTTAGTATAAGGGGCCTAAAAGACAGTCTCGAAATTGCCAAGAGCCTGATGAAAGAACACTGGATGCAGGCATCTCCCACCACTCAGAAGCACAAACCCGAAATCGTGTGTAAAATTGGAAAGAATAAAAGCCAATAA
- the LOC139142893 gene encoding uncharacterized protein — protein sequence MKSQWSFTIFDDDMLCILKYVFQDISAQINIYFIQRVKNPLQQNQLCTSSILNLSFLQNLVVVQTPQARVATNTACRSTIRKRSIYLENQREKISKGSTDAQQTDEIKVAAKQRRIDELFAKIPKKTISGEEMLAVKSDLGMSWNSNRKLKRWFSQWGLRSEGELKMRREKEHIIGDNLLAESLRFVFNDEKGKTVKPAPCVYARSLPEKVLQHLEDNDKLNLLTWHDGHIPENELWIKLGGDKGGGSFKSMFQLGNVPHPNAKQNTVVFCLFESGDSFQNLLTALGRYKEQLHHLKTLTWK from the exons ATGAAAAGTCAGTGgtcttttacaatatttgatgaTGATATGCTTTGCATTCTAAAATATGTATTTCAGGATATTTCTGCCcagataaatatttatttcattcagcgAGTCAAGAATCCGTTGCAACAAAATCAGTTGTGTACATCATCAATCCTCAATTTATCTTTTCTTCAGAACCTTGTTGTTGTTCAGACACCACAAGCAAGAGTTGCTACAAACACTGCCTGCAGGAGCACCATACGCAAACGGTCCATTTACCTGGAAAATCAAAGAGAGAAAATTAGTAAAGGGTCAACAGATGCGCAACAAACAGATGAAATTAAAGTTGCTGCAAAACAAAGGAGAATAGATGAGTTGTTTGCCAAAATCCCAAAGAAGACGATCAGCGGTGAAGAAATGTTGGCTGTAAAAAGTGATCTTGGAATGTCTTGGAACAGCAACAGGAAATTGAAGAG ATGGTTCAGTCAGTGGGGTTTGAGAAGTGAAGGTGAACTGAAAATGAGAAGAGAAAAGGAACACATTATTGGTGATAATTTGCTAGCAGAAAGTTTGCGTTTTGTCTTCAATGATGAAAAGGGGAAAACTGTGAAGCCTGCACCCTGTGTGTATGCAAGAAGTCTGCCTGAAAAAGTGTTACAACATCTTGAGGACAATGACAA ATTAAACCTACTGACATGGCATGACGGACACATACCAGAGAATGAACTGTGGATTAAACTAGGTGGAGACAAGGGCGGAGGAAGTTTTAAATCCATGTTCCAGCTAGGCAACGTTCCTCACCCTAACGCCAAACAAAACACAGTTGTATTTTGCCTGTTTGAAAGTGGAGACAGCTTTCAAAACTTGCTCACTGCTCTGGGAAGATACAAAGAACAACTACATCATCTCAAGACACTGACCTGGAAGTga